The Xiphophorus couchianus chromosome 18, X_couchianus-1.0, whole genome shotgun sequence DNA window TCCAAACCTCAGCGGGGACAGCAGAGTCTCACATCAGATACGGATCCGCAGCTCGGTGagttcatttgttgtttttcttgtaacttttttcagtattttctctACAGTTTggataaactttttaaaacttttataaatagCTGAAAATCGAtctgtagaaaagaaaaaagtggaaacacttcaagttaaattaaatagaataaaCATCCATATTTAATCAGGCTTAATTAACTGAATTTACATATGAAAAGGTGCAAcgatcattttaattaaatttttttaaatttggatttGATCAAACATCCATTTCAATTTGAGTTACACAAtcaattcaaacaaaacaattatataaAGTCTGCCTGTATATATTTGCATACAATGCATACAAAACAGCTAATTGGAAGTTAATGTCCGTGCGTAAAACGCGCGTAAATGATGGTAATGgtgtcaaaaaaatgtttatagatCAATAAACactatttatttacttttgtccATTCTGTGCATCTTCTCCCGCCTTTTATAGGCTTTCACCGCGAACTACTCAAAGAAATGGATCGCCTGGAAAACTCTACAGCAGCGTCAGAGCGCCTCTTCTCGTACGCCGAGAGTGCGGTGGAGTCCCAGGCCGCCAGAGAAGGCGACGGGAACGCATACCTCTACATACTGATAGTCATGTCTTTCTATGGAGTGTTCCTCTGCGGTATCATGCTGGGCTACTTTCGCTccaagaggaaggagaagaggaggatCAACATCTTCACGCGCCTGGTGCACGAAGAGGAGCAGAGGGAGTGGGGGGCTCTGCCCAAGAAGCCTAGAGTCCCCTTCCCGGCCACCGTCTCGGGGCTGCGGGCCATGCAGGTTTCCCTGCCGTTCTGCGGTAACCACGGCAACCACTCCGGAGACCTCCGCCACGAGGGCTTTCTGCCGTCTCCGCTGGCTTGCGCGCTATGCGCGGAGCAGAGCAGCGTCAGCTCCCTGTGCTCCTCCGCAGATACGCGGCTGACcatagaggaggaggaggccgaCAGCGGCGCGGCGGAGGAGCCGGAGGCGAACCTGAAGGCAGCACAAGCGGAGCACAGCGGAGACGATTCAGGCTGAACTTTAGATCCGAAAACTCAGATTCAACTGCAGGAcaaaagatggagaaaagaCGACTTGAGGGAAAATCAAAATGGCCACAAATGCGTTATTATTGGAACCCTAAAGGGGACAGTGGGCAGCTGTGAAGTCCTAATTTTGTTAGTGAAACTCAAATCATCATCCGTGCCACATGTATGGGAGAGAAACGACGAGGGTCTACATCACAgatccacattttctttttcttttttttcttttgcatgtaaAACGTAAAACGTCAATTGCTGCTTTCAGCCTTATGACAAGTTCAGCACAACGccacaccttaacacacacaGGTCATATCAGCTGCAAATTTCCAACTCAGTCAAAAAGCAGAATAACATGCAATGGACAATATACCAGTTTTTTGTTAGATATTAAAGGCAGTTCTTTTTGACTAGTTAATATTTTAGTGTGTGAATGATGTACTGTTTTTGCGGTGCCTCCCTCCTTGCTGTTAAACCCCTCACCCCTCCCTGCTGCTGCCACCTCACTGGTTTGGGCTGATGACTCATCCTGCAGGAGGCTTGGGTGGAAGACTGGTTTTGTGCTTTGTTCTTGAGCAGAACTTGACCTGTTCCGGCCGACACAGGTCTCAAGTACTGAAACATACCTGGAACCCACTTGAAAGTTCTGTCCGAAATGAAATGAGTCTGTTGTAGCTTCATGGTGGGCAAATATCTGTTCACAAACAAGCACTAGATTAGGTTTACTTGATTAACGCAACGCACTGTAGGAtacataaatgtttgtgtttgtcacttctacagttttaatttaaaatggagACATTTGGAGTGTTCATGGaaacaataaatgtgtttgaaatggAAGCAGTTTCTCTTTGTtcctttatttgaatttaacttTGTTGCTTCACCAGTAGAGGGCAGTGTGGATAGGCATTTTGTAGTTGCTTAGAAATAGGCAAATGAATGGGAGACAAAATTGGAAATCTGCTTAATCATTAAAATAACCCAGGAATGTTCTGTTACTTAGTGGACTCTATTCACAAATCAGATCGTCTCAAGTACTTCATCTTGTACTTGCCTTTTagcttataaaaataaacaaaccttaGGAGATCTTGAACAGCATTTAGAAACTCATCAGTCTCTATTAGAACATGTTGATTTGATGCAAACCCAGCAGACCACAGCTGTGATTCACCAACACGTTTTCCTTTTCACTTCTAATCAGCTTCCATCCTGTCTGAAAAGAGACAGGTTGCCAACAGGCAGCTTTAGGATTCTTTTTCTTGATGTtcaatcttttacattttttcccatCTGAAAGACTCAGCCCTGCCTCACAcgcttttctctttctctgtcattctctaacacacacacacacacacatgtatacAAAAACATAGTCTACCAGCAGTGCTGCAGGCTCTCATTCCCACAAACCACTGAAATGACAGCTCGCCGCACC harbors:
- the kcne4 gene encoding potassium voltage-gated channel subfamily E member 4 — its product is MTLKGLCINNFMWVRVLSKPQRGQQSLTSDTDPQLGFHRELLKEMDRLENSTAASERLFSYAESAVESQAAREGDGNAYLYILIVMSFYGVFLCGIMLGYFRSKRKEKRRINIFTRLVHEEEQREWGALPKKPRVPFPATVSGLRAMQVSLPFCGNHGNHSGDLRHEGFLPSPLACALCAEQSSVSSLCSSADTRLTIEEEEADSGAAEEPEANLKAAQAEHSGDDSG